The following are from one region of the Segatella oris genome:
- a CDS encoding AAA family ATPase: protein MKYADYIEQIEIESLWSGTKHILWNLDRKVNILSGINGVGKSTILSKVIRGLSQGGEFPSHLLKGVHLKVQPSDAKWIRYDVIRSFDRPMVSSDSLSQIENLNTELDWQLFLLQRKYLDYQVNVGNRIIEVLQSGADDAAQQAQSISDAKKMFQDIIDDLFKETGKQIIRSENEIRFSQLGEVLRPYQLSSGEKQMLAILLTVLVEDRKPYVLFMDEPEVSLHFEWQKRLIELILKLNPNVQLIVATHSPAVIMNGWMDHVTEVTDITL from the coding sequence ATGAAATACGCAGACTATATCGAACAGATTGAAATCGAGTCACTTTGGAGTGGCACGAAACATATCTTGTGGAATCTCGACCGCAAAGTGAACATCTTAAGCGGTATCAACGGCGTCGGCAAAAGCACAATATTGTCGAAGGTTATCCGTGGACTTTCACAGGGAGGAGAGTTCCCAAGCCACTTGTTGAAAGGTGTGCATTTGAAAGTTCAGCCGTCAGATGCCAAGTGGATTCGCTATGATGTAATCCGCTCTTTCGACCGACCTATGGTCAGCAGTGACTCACTTTCACAGATAGAAAACCTGAACACAGAACTTGATTGGCAGCTCTTTCTGCTGCAACGCAAGTATCTCGACTATCAGGTTAATGTCGGCAACCGTATCATTGAAGTGCTTCAAAGCGGCGCAGATGACGCTGCTCAGCAGGCACAAAGCATCTCGGATGCCAAGAAAATGTTTCAAGATATCATCGATGATCTGTTTAAAGAGACCGGCAAACAAATCATCCGAAGTGAAAACGAAATACGTTTCTCACAGCTTGGAGAGGTGTTGAGACCTTATCAACTGTCGAGTGGTGAGAAACAAATGCTGGCTATTCTGCTGACAGTTTTAGTGGAAGACCGCAAGCCTTACGTGCTTTTCATGGACGAACCCGAGGTGAGTCTGCATTTCGAATGGCAGAAACGACTCATCGAACTCATTCTGAAACTCAATCCAAATGTGCAGCTTATCGTGGCAACACATAGTCCGGCAGTCATTATGAACGGCTGGATGGACCATGTAACAGAGGTGACCGACATCACCCTATAA
- the cysK gene encoding cysteine synthase A, producing MTKIYRQITDLIGHTPLVELSKYSKFRGVETPVIAKIEYFNPGGSVKDRIAWAMIEEAEKAGKLKPGATIIEPTSGNTGVGLALVAAVKGYRLILTMPETMSIERRSLVKAYGAQVKLTDGKEGMKGAIKAAEQLCDSIEGSIILGQFINQANPRMHYHTTGPEIWQDTDSRVDIFVAGVGTGGTVAGIGKYLKEQNPDIHVVAVEPADSPVLSGGKSGPHKIQGIGAGFVPETYDSTYIDEVFKVENDQAILTGRQLAQQEGLLVGISSGAAAFAATEIACRPENKGKRIVTLFPDTGERYLSTVLYAFDEYPL from the coding sequence ATGACAAAGATTTACAGACAAATTACCGATCTTATCGGTCACACTCCCTTAGTGGAGCTTAGCAAATATTCCAAGTTTCGCGGTGTAGAAACACCCGTCATAGCCAAGATTGAGTATTTCAATCCGGGCGGAAGTGTGAAAGACCGCATCGCATGGGCTATGATTGAAGAGGCTGAAAAGGCCGGAAAACTGAAACCGGGTGCCACGATTATCGAGCCGACGAGTGGCAACACGGGTGTCGGGTTGGCTTTGGTGGCAGCCGTGAAAGGCTACCGACTCATCCTCACGATGCCCGAAACGATGAGCATTGAGCGTCGAAGTCTCGTGAAAGCCTATGGTGCACAGGTGAAACTTACCGATGGAAAAGAGGGCATGAAAGGGGCTATCAAGGCAGCAGAACAGTTGTGTGACAGCATCGAGGGCAGCATCATCCTCGGTCAGTTCATTAATCAAGCCAACCCACGCATGCATTATCACACCACAGGTCCTGAGATTTGGCAGGATACCGACAGCAGAGTTGACATCTTCGTTGCAGGCGTTGGAACAGGTGGAACGGTAGCAGGCATAGGCAAATATCTTAAGGAACAGAACCCCGACATACATGTAGTTGCTGTCGAACCTGCCGATTCTCCCGTGCTGAGCGGTGGCAAGAGCGGCCCTCACAAGATACAAGGTATCGGTGCAGGCTTTGTTCCTGAGACCTATGACAGCACCTATATTGACGAGGTTTTCAAGGTAGAGAACGACCAAGCTATCCTTACAGGCCGTCAATTGGCACAGCAGGAAGGTCTCTTAGTGGGCATTTCTTCGGGCGCAGCTGCCTTTGCAGCCACCGAGATTGCATGCAGACCGGAGAATAAGGGCAAGCGAATTGTGACGCTTTTCCCCGATACCGGAGAGCGCTATCTCTCTACAGTTCTCTACGCATTTGACGAATATCCGCTATAA
- a CDS encoding DUF4435 domain-containing protein — MGRRLRDNITSHYFEAANRLASKRARRKVIAYVESYDDVFFWRTILSRFETQDRYFEVMLPTRMSHLERGKKAAISSLLNGVGQDMIACVDADYDYLMQGASPNSRMLLENPYVFHTFAYSIENLQCYASTLHDVAVAVTLNDHQIFDFNDFMRQYSEAIYPLYVWNIWYYRSTHYGEFTITDFNHIIDVGDINIDYPEIALERLRKKVGRAVEKLRQRNPDARESYQQVKEDMKRLGVNAHNTYLYIQGHHLFDHVTLPLLERVCNRLMREREREISRLSLHNVQYQTEISSYRNSVGDAQKMLKKNMGYLLSPQYEQILDALKAAWESKEAVSSASQQEQNKTLNNENHQNREATFRARK, encoded by the coding sequence ATGGGACGCAGACTGAGAGACAATATCACTTCGCATTACTTTGAAGCAGCCAATCGTTTGGCTTCAAAACGTGCGCGCCGAAAGGTCATTGCCTATGTGGAGAGTTACGATGATGTCTTCTTTTGGCGTACAATTCTAAGTCGTTTTGAAACGCAAGACCGCTATTTTGAGGTCATGCTTCCTACGAGAATGTCACATCTGGAGCGTGGAAAGAAGGCGGCAATCAGCAGTCTTCTCAATGGCGTTGGACAGGACATGATCGCTTGTGTGGATGCCGATTACGACTATTTAATGCAGGGTGCGTCGCCCAATTCACGCATGTTGCTTGAAAATCCCTATGTCTTTCACACCTTTGCCTATTCAATTGAGAACCTGCAATGCTATGCCTCAACACTTCATGACGTTGCAGTGGCAGTGACATTGAACGATCACCAAATCTTCGATTTCAATGATTTCATGCGGCAATATTCCGAGGCTATCTATCCTCTTTACGTGTGGAATATCTGGTATTATCGGTCAACACACTACGGCGAATTCACCATAACAGACTTCAATCACATTATTGATGTGGGTGACATCAATATCGATTACCCCGAGATTGCACTCGAACGACTTCGCAAGAAGGTTGGAAGGGCGGTTGAAAAACTGCGCCAACGCAATCCCGATGCACGCGAAAGCTATCAACAAGTGAAAGAAGACATGAAGCGATTAGGCGTCAATGCCCACAACACCTATTTATACATACAAGGTCATCACCTTTTCGATCACGTAACATTGCCGTTGCTTGAGCGTGTATGTAATCGGCTTATGCGTGAGCGTGAGCGTGAAATCAGCAGGCTATCTCTGCATAATGTGCAGTATCAGACCGAGATATCGTCTTACAGGAACAGTGTTGGTGATGCTCAAAAGATGCTTAAAAAGAACATGGGATACCTGCTTTCACCACAGTATGAGCAAATACTTGATGCACTGAAAGCCGCATGGGAGTCAAAAGAAGCGGTTTCGTCAGCGTCTCAACAGGAACAAAATAAAACATTGAACAATGAAAATCATCAAAACAGGGAAGCCACTTTCAGAGCGCGAAAGTGA
- a CDS encoding alpha-1,2-fucosyltransferase translates to MKIIKIIGGLGNQMFQYALAVALQKKWKDEEIKLDLHGFNGYHKHQGYQLDEIFGHRFKAASLKEVAQLAWPYPHYQLWRVGSRLLPKRKTMVCESADCRFQSDLLNLEGSLYYDGYWQNERYFKAFRTEIIEAFKFTPLVGDSNRKVENMLKEGRFASLHVRRGDYLKEPLFQNTCDIAYYQQAISRLNQMADPYCYLIFSNDIAWCKTHIEPLCDGRRTHYVDWNHGKESYRDMQLMTFCKHHIIANSSFSWWGAWLSTANDGITIAPHQWYANDRKPSPAVEAWLKL, encoded by the coding sequence ATGAAAATCATTAAGATTATAGGTGGACTTGGCAACCAAATGTTTCAATATGCATTAGCTGTTGCACTGCAAAAGAAATGGAAAGACGAGGAAATCAAACTCGACTTGCATGGCTTCAACGGCTATCATAAGCACCAAGGCTACCAACTTGACGAAATCTTCGGCCACAGATTTAAGGCTGCATCGCTGAAGGAAGTGGCACAATTGGCCTGGCCTTATCCGCATTATCAGCTTTGGAGGGTGGGCAGCCGACTGCTTCCTAAGCGCAAGACCATGGTATGTGAGTCGGCAGATTGCCGTTTTCAAAGTGATTTGTTGAACCTTGAAGGCAGCCTATACTATGATGGTTATTGGCAGAATGAACGCTATTTCAAAGCCTTCCGCACTGAGATTATCGAAGCCTTCAAGTTCACACCGCTCGTTGGTGACAGCAACCGAAAGGTTGAAAACATGCTGAAAGAAGGCCGTTTTGCCTCTCTTCATGTCAGAAGAGGTGATTACTTGAAAGAGCCTTTGTTTCAGAACACCTGCGATATCGCCTATTATCAGCAGGCCATTTCACGACTCAATCAAATGGCAGATCCCTATTGTTATCTCATCTTCTCCAACGACATCGCATGGTGCAAGACGCATATCGAACCGCTATGTGACGGGCGACGCACGCACTATGTAGATTGGAACCACGGCAAAGAAAGCTATCGCGACATGCAACTCATGACGTTTTGCAAGCACCACATCATTGCCAACTCCTCATTCTCATGGTGGGGTGCATGGCTCTCTACGGCAAACGATGGCATCACGATAGCCCCCCACCAATGGTATGCCAATGACCGAAAGCCCTCACCGGCTGTAGAAGCATGGCTAAAATTATAG
- a CDS encoding lipopolysaccharide biosynthesis protein has product MKGKSTLYSTLWSMVERFSKTGIQVLCTFLIAQIVPPSEFGLVSMMSIFLAFSTILIDSGFGQALIHEQKVTEEDKSSIFWFNVLLGISVYFLFFICAPFIADFYHEEKLTALIRVAFLALIFQSFIVVPQALFFKSISFKVVSKVSLGSMLMSGGIGIAVSLLRKDAWGLVLQNLSFAVFQSLLFWFYSSWRPTTTFIWSSVKKYLRFSLHLLGSNSLAAITDNLANLIVGKYYNATILGHYTIANKIPYLTAGTISYSIHRVSYSVMSTFQDDNKKLSIYSQHVVGTAFWLIGSIMVILFVGSDFFVQMLLPAGWEPVATYLRYFSVIGFVYPFYDINQDILLIKGRTDWLFRLDIIRRTLLVATILLGIQFNIVIFLRLLTLYYILNAVTVSYLAGRLISCNILQQLWLVLTTPVFFLQRMQRKSNENH; this is encoded by the coding sequence ATGAAAGGAAAGAGCACGCTATACAGCACACTATGGAGCATGGTTGAGCGTTTCTCGAAAACGGGAATACAAGTCTTGTGTACCTTTCTGATAGCCCAGATTGTGCCACCTTCAGAATTCGGACTCGTCAGTATGATGTCCATTTTCCTCGCTTTCTCCACGATATTAATTGACAGTGGCTTCGGACAGGCACTCATCCACGAGCAAAAGGTGACCGAAGAAGACAAGTCATCTATATTCTGGTTCAACGTACTGTTGGGCATTTCGGTCTATTTCTTATTCTTTATTTGTGCGCCATTCATCGCCGATTTCTATCATGAAGAGAAGCTGACGGCATTGATAAGAGTAGCATTCTTGGCCCTGATATTCCAGTCGTTTATCGTTGTTCCGCAAGCTCTTTTCTTCAAATCCATTAGTTTTAAGGTGGTCTCCAAAGTTTCTTTGGGTTCCATGCTCATGTCAGGTGGAATAGGAATTGCAGTCAGCCTACTACGTAAAGACGCATGGGGGCTTGTGCTGCAAAACCTTTCTTTTGCAGTTTTCCAAAGCCTTTTGTTCTGGTTTTACAGTTCTTGGAGACCAACAACTACCTTTATATGGTCTTCAGTTAAGAAGTATCTGCGCTTTTCTTTGCATCTTTTGGGCAGCAATTCTTTAGCAGCTATCACCGACAACTTAGCCAACTTGATTGTCGGAAAATACTATAACGCAACAATATTAGGCCACTATACCATAGCAAATAAAATTCCCTACCTCACTGCCGGCACGATTTCTTACTCCATACACCGCGTCAGTTATTCCGTCATGTCAACCTTTCAAGACGACAACAAGAAGCTAAGTATCTACAGTCAACACGTAGTCGGGACAGCATTCTGGCTGATAGGAAGTATCATGGTGATACTTTTTGTGGGGTCAGACTTCTTTGTTCAAATGCTTTTACCTGCCGGTTGGGAACCTGTAGCCACCTATCTTCGCTACTTTTCTGTCATTGGTTTTGTCTATCCTTTCTATGACATCAATCAGGATATCCTCCTGATCAAGGGACGCACTGACTGGCTTTTCCGACTTGATATCATCAGAAGAACCCTGTTGGTAGCAACAATTCTCCTTGGAATTCAATTCAACATTGTCATATTCCTGCGCCTTCTGACACTTTATTATATACTGAATGCTGTTACCGTGAGCTATTTAGCAGGCAGGTTAATCTCCTGCAATATCCTGCAACAGCTATGGCTTGTGCTGACGACACCAGTCTTTTTCCTACAACGCATGCAAAGAAAATCCAATGAAAATCATTAA
- a CDS encoding DMT family transporter — translation MNFKHNIPLQSHLSMLMAEVFWGLMAPLGKDAMTHGFDGISMVSMRVMGGAILFWLTALFTKKEKVSLRDKLLFAGAAVFGLACNQCLYTIGLSITSPVNSSIVTTSMPIFAMVLAFLILKEPITFQKALGVFVGFCGAVILVLTSAAAVSDKVGDIRGDLMCIGAQLSFALYLSLFNKLIKRYSVFTVNKWMFLWATLLIWPFSFTHVAAIQWCEVPLKSWWEAGFVVFFGTYLSYILTMVGQHYLRPTVVSIYNYVQPIVAVSVSIATGIGVFTWLQGLAVLLVFTGVWFVIKSKSKRDVAVKS, via the coding sequence ATGAATTTCAAACATAATATTCCACTCCAATCCCATTTGAGTATGCTGATGGCCGAAGTCTTTTGGGGACTCATGGCGCCATTGGGGAAGGACGCAATGACCCATGGTTTCGATGGTATCAGCATGGTTTCAATGCGTGTAATGGGCGGAGCCATACTCTTTTGGCTGACAGCTTTGTTCACGAAAAAGGAGAAAGTATCTCTTCGCGACAAGCTACTTTTCGCCGGAGCTGCCGTGTTTGGTTTGGCTTGTAACCAATGTTTATATACCATAGGATTGAGTATTACCTCGCCAGTCAATTCAAGTATCGTCACCACCTCCATGCCCATCTTCGCCATGGTGCTTGCTTTCCTGATATTGAAAGAGCCTATCACATTTCAGAAAGCCCTCGGAGTGTTCGTTGGTTTCTGTGGAGCTGTGATTTTAGTACTGACAAGTGCGGCCGCAGTCAGCGACAAAGTGGGTGACATCCGCGGTGACCTGATGTGCATAGGTGCCCAACTTTCGTTTGCGCTTTACCTTTCTTTATTCAACAAACTCATTAAGCGTTACTCGGTTTTCACGGTCAACAAATGGATGTTTCTATGGGCAACACTTCTCATCTGGCCGTTTTCTTTCACTCATGTTGCTGCCATTCAGTGGTGCGAAGTGCCTTTGAAGAGTTGGTGGGAAGCAGGCTTTGTCGTCTTTTTCGGCACCTATTTAAGTTATATTCTCACGATGGTTGGCCAGCATTATCTGCGCCCGACAGTGGTCAGCATCTATAATTATGTGCAACCCATCGTGGCAGTTTCAGTCAGCATTGCTACCGGAATAGGTGTCTTTACATGGCTTCAGGGGCTCGCAGTTCTATTGGTTTTCACAGGTGTTTGGTTCGTCATCAAGAGTAAGTCAAAGCGGGATGTTGCCGTGAAATCATAG